AATGCGGTCACGAGGCTCATTGGGATAGCCGCGACAGGCGCTGCGAGtgcaacaacaacggcaaGATTTTCGACCCCAAGCACAAGACCTGCAAGTGTCCGGATGGCAAGAAGTGGGATGGCCGCAACTGTGTCCCTGAATGCGGTCACGAGGCTCATTGGGATAGCCGCGACAGGCGCTGCGAGtgcaacaacaacggcaaGGTCTTCAACCCCAAGGACAAGACCTGCAAGTGTCCTGGTGGCAAGAAGTGGGACGGCCGCCAATGCGTCCCCGActgcggccgcgacgccgactgGAACGGCAAGGTCAATAAGTGCATCtgcaaggccaagggccaggTCTATGATCCGAAGAGCAAGACTTGCCACTGCCCCATCGGCCACAAGTGGGACGACCGGTCCCATGACTGCAAGAAGCTTCACCACTAAGAGGCTCGCGAGGGTTCATGTACCGTCCCTGCTTGACGCGGCCGTGAGTGCGCTCCTGTTTCCATGATGGGGCCGTTTCGGAACGTGAAGATGGGGGGGATCAGAGCGACTGTCACAGTCGAGTACATTTCTGTTTATACGTAACTTAACTAGTATTGTTGTTGTCGAGAGGGAGGATGAGTTAGTCTTACACAATGCCAATCGTAGTTGACATAGCCACGGTGCCTCAGCAAAGCTTGTATAGCCCCGTGAATCGTATTGACTTCTTGATACGTACTAGCTAGCGGGCGCTTTCATCACCGCTGCATCGATCTGGCTACCTGATTCCGTAGGACGCCACGATTCTTTGCCTCTGCCGCGTATGGCTTGGCGCAGTTAATGTGGGAGTGGGCACTCGAGCGTTGCTAGCCACAACATAAATCCAGCACAATGGTTCTTGGAGTCTGCATCAATTTGGCGCGTGGTCGAGTAGCGCTCCCAGAAACACATGATGTGCAGTCCGCTTGTTCGTCCGGGGTGGCCGAGGAGTGAGGGGCCCGCAGGGGAGGCAGCCGGtagcctcgcctcgcctcggcccgTCACAGCATGACACAGGCGGCGTGCGCACACGACACGTGCGACTGTGGCAAGGCGATGcgagcggcccgccgcgccggcgagtCGGGGGCAGGGAGTTGGTGTCGTGGACTCGTGACAGAAAGCGATGTCAGCGGGCGGTTATGTGCACCCTTTCCCGTGAGTGGATGGGACGAGGTAGGTAGGCGCACGAGTCGGCCCATTTGGGCAAATGCAGCCgtcccgtctcgtctcgtcccgtcccgccgtGCAAGATCAACAGACTCCCGTGACGACGGACTTGTTTGAGCATACGTGGCTAcgcatggtggtggtggcggtggtggtggaggtggtgccTGTTAGAGACGTTGATTGCATTATTAGGAGTAGGCAAGTCGTAATTAAGAGGTGTGGCCGTCACACCTGCCGTGGTCAGGTGCTCGACAGAAGTTCTTTGACAGAATAACTACAGGGTAGGGGGCGATTCGGCATCATGAGACGCCCTTGGATACCTTAGTAGATACCTATTCATAGTAGTTGAGTATTTCGTACATACAAAGGATACATGCGAATAAATCACGGGTGTCTTGTCTTTGCTTTCAAACACGTATATTGCAGTCGGCCCGTCCCCATGGTCCAGGTTACATGCATGTGCCTACCCAATATGGTGGCTGACGAGAACCAGACCAGGGTCGTGAGAGGCATGGCCACGGTCACGGTCTGCTGTAAGATACTTTGTAATAGTCTTTCGACTCCTCCGGTGTTTGTCAGTACCTAGTAGTCCTTAATGGAGGCATGcaggggctgctgctgcgacgccTGCGCCATCACAAAGGAGGCGCATTCTGGCTACCTCCTGCCGAGTAGGTCATCACCCAGTAGTTCGGAGTAGGACTCGGGAGTTAGTAGTACCATCAAGTTGCGTATTTGACAGGCGGTGGGTGGTCCACAGGGTCGCTGGCCCGCCCGCATGAAGCGGCACTTCCGAGCGGTCACGGCGAATGGATGCTCATATTTTGCAACAAATTTGATTCAATACGAAAACCTTGTCGCTGATTGTCTTTGTGTGGTGTGagtatgtgtgtgtgtgtgtaccTTCGCCGAGTCAAGTTGCGAGTGCGCAGGCGGAGACTACATTCGACCTtcatacgaagtacctcAACCACCGCCATTCCGTCCCACCGAGTCGTGAACCGCCCCGATGCCCCTTTCCCATCTGCTGGGGGCACAAACCACTAACCAGGGAGGTACGAAATGTTAGCAGGCTGGTGATCCGCCCGTCGCTCTCGTTAGCCAGTGTCCCCCGAGTCGGCGTCCGGGGCCAGCGGCTCCGGTACTTGCCGGTACCTGCCAGCcgcgggccgctgccgcaccgCCGAAGGTAACGGCGAGTTGCTTGATCCCGACCCCGTTCAGCCAGCAGTGGagggccccgccgccccccgccgctaCCTGGAAGAAGGTGCGAGGGTGCTGTCTCTCCGCCGTTTCCATTCGCAGGTGCGCAGCACTCACCCCGGCCAGCTTGTCCAGGCAGCGCATCCACCGCAGCCACTGtcgctggccgccggcctgcccaaGCACCCGTGGAGCACCTTACGGTAGTacgttagtaggtacctacagttGACTGCCCGGGCACCCACTGCATGGCATGGATCCGTGGCTCACGCTCACTTCCCACTGCTTTCTGAGTGGAGGCTTTCAACTCCAGCGCGGATTGGGAAcccgcctcgggcgccttCTTTggtcccgtcgtcgcccttctGCAACCCCTCTTTCTCccacagacagacaagacgGACTCTCGCGCccacacacacgcacccACGCGCACCcaccacgcacacacacacgcacacacacacacacacacaccaaaCCTCTCTCAACCCACCGGTCCTATCGCGCGCTTGCTCCTGTTCTGCACAGACGCAgcctcacctcaccttcCGCACCCCTCGCCCGTCCGCTACCTCGAGCCGCGCCCCGTCGCgacctgcctcgcctcgccccctcAGCCGCCCAACGAGTTCGCAGGCCTTACTCGCTCCGTGGCCAAGCGTGGCATGCTCTCGGCACTCATCAATTcttcgtccgccgccgacggctcgcgACAACGGCTGACTCGTGGACCTGCCATGTCCTGAGGTGGCCTTTATCGCCGTGTCCCTCCCCCTGAACCGCGCGACAACCATATTCCCTCCTGGCATCCCCAACTCGACCTGCATCGTTGAGCTCCATCGCCGGGTAGTCGCTCGCTGCGCCTttcgccgcctgctgcgtcgAGCGCTTCCCGTGCCTGCCACTGCAACCCTCCCCCAAGCctgagccgcccgccgcgtctctcccctcccttcgccatggacggcatcgtgggcaCCCCGGCGCCCGGCCACATGTACGTCCGCGCCCTTTACGATtacgaggccgacgacagGACCAGCTTGAGTTTccacgagggcgacgtcaTCCAAGTCATCACCCAGCTTGAGAGCGGCTGGTGGGACGGCGTCATCAACGGTGTCCGTGGCTGGTTCCCCAGCAACTACTGCCAGatcatcgccggcgccgacgacctccCCGAACCAGACCACAACGGTCACATCGatcacctcgacgacgacgacgacgccgaggagcatgACGTGTACGATGACAGCTtcgagcacgacgacgggtcCGAAGTCGACGGCTCCAATGGCCTGCCCCTCGAAGGcatcgacatggccgacaaGTCGAGGGCCGATTTCTGGATCCCCCAGGCCACCCCGGACGGCCGTCTCTTCTACTACAACATGATGACGGGTGACCGCAGCATGGAGCTTCCGCTCGAGTCCCCAACCTCCGCCACAGAAAGCGGCCCTCGAGATCGCATGAATGTCACCATACCCGACAAGACGCGCCCTCCGCCCGAGATGATGGCAAGAGGCCTGATGCaagacgaagatgacgattCCGCAACGTCTGCTTCAGAGGCCGAAGCAGAATCCATGCTTCTTGCTTCGAGGGGTTATATGGTAATGCCCCCAGCTCGTGCGCCCGTTCATGCGCCTACCCGTAGCGCACCCGCCACTGACCACTGTGCATCTCCTCAGGCCCGCAATCGCGCGTCATTCACTGGCGCCCTCTCCCCTTCGACGTCTATGGATTCCATAAACGGCGCATCGCCGGCTCGACGCAAGCGCACCGACGGCTTACCCAACGGCAAGGCAGGGAGCAAAGAGCCTCCCAacatggcctcggccacctcctTCACCAGCACTACGTACAACCTCCCCACCACCGCTACCGTTCCGCGGTCCTTCTTCGACGATGGCTCTACTCCTCCCCTCACCTGGGGCCTGCTCGTGTCCAACATGAAGCGCGCCATCGATCGCTACCGGGAAGCAATCACAAACAACAGCCGCTCCGAGTACGTTGCTAGAGCCGAAGACATATCCGACCATCTCCGCCTCCTGCTTGCCGCCGGTTCGGGAACCACGGACAACCACTCTGGCCAGCCGTCCATCATCTCGACGAACAAGGCATTGTATCCTCACTTCCGCGACATGATGTCAAAATTCTCTAAACTCGTCATTTCCTCGcacattgccgccgccgactggcCCAACGCGGAATCCGTACAAAAATGCTTGCaagaggccgacggcgtcctTCTTGGCGTCTTTAGCTACGTGGACGTCGCGAGACAGCAGCGGGGCGAGGAGATCCCGAGGCTGTTCCCGGGTTTCGTAATCGGGAGCAATGCCGGTGGGAGCTGGCAAAACAACGGATTGGGACCGCGAGACCCTATCGCTTCCAACTtcttggacgacgacgaaggggCCGTGGAACCTACTGCCATCCTCGATGGCAAGCTTCTCGAGAGACTTGACGAGCAGAAACGAATTCTCGTGTCGAGCATTAGGGAACTCGACAAGAGTCTCGTTGCGCCGGAGAGCATCATCACGCCGTATCGTCACGAGGTTATTGGAAACAATGTCTGCTCTGCTGGTGGCAAAGTGGTAGACAGGTTCAGGCCGTGGATCGCCATGATTGAGTCCATCGACCTCTCGTCCCTAGGTGACAGCTTTCAGAcgccccagctcgccgacttcaGCACCAACAAACAGAGCCTGTACGATAACATTTCCGACCTGTTGCTTGGCTGTCAGGCCGTCGCGGGGCCCCTGGCAGACGAGTGGAGCGAAGTTCGAGGAGAGGCGCTCGAGAACCGGCTGGAATACGTGCGCCAATGCGCGAGGGCTCTCGAGACCAACTCGTCGCATATTGGCTTctcgctgcagctgctctcCGAACAGGTGCAGATCAACAttcaacagcagcagccacaagCTGGACCCCGGTTCAGAGGAGATCAAGGGCcacggcagctgcagcgggTGGAGACGATGCCTTACGATCGGCCCCATCAGCGCTCGGACTCGAGAACTGCCGGCATGCGGCCACCATTGATCACAACCCAATCGTTCAGTGAGGGcgaaccaccaccaggcAATTTTCGGAAAGGTGACTATTCCAAGGTGAAGAAGATATTCGGCGAAGACCCTTCACCGCAGACGACTGTCAGCGGTGATACTCCCGTGTATATGCGCCTCGACTACGAGGACGACGTGTCATGGGACAACAAGACCACACCTCCCACGGTCAAGGGCGGGTCTCTCCCAGCTCTTGTCGAGCAACTCACGCGGCACGACAAGCTAGACCCGAACCTCAACAACACCTTCCTCCTCACGTACAGGTCTTTTACCTCTGCACGCGA
The genomic region above belongs to Purpureocillium takamizusanense chromosome 5, complete sequence and contains:
- the CDC25 gene encoding cell division cycle- protein (EggNog:ENOG503NUVS~COG:F~COG:T); protein product: MDGIVGTPAPGHMYVRALYDYEADDRTSLSFHEGDVIQVITQLESGWWDGVINGVRGWFPSNYCQIIAGADDLPEPDHNGHIDHLDDDDDAEEHDVYDDSFEHDDGSEVDGSNGLPLEGIDMADKSRADFWIPQATPDGRLFYYNMMTGDRSMELPLESPTSATESGPRDRMNVTIPDKTRPPPEMMARGLMQDEDDDSATSASEAEAESMLLASRGYMARNRASFTGALSPSTSMDSINGASPARRKRTDGLPNGKAGSKEPPNMASATSFTSTTYNLPTTATVPRSFFDDGSTPPLTWGLLVSNMKRAIDRYREAITNNSRSEYVARAEDISDHLRLLLAAGSGTTDNHSGQPSIISTNKALYPHFRDMMSKFSKLVISSHIAAADWPNAESVQKCLQEADGVLLGVFSYVDVARQQRGEEIPRLFPGFVIGSNAGGSWQNNGLGPRDPIASNFLDDDEGAVEPTAILDGKLLERLDEQKRILVSSIRELDKSLVAPESIITPYRHEVIGNNVCSAGGKVVDRFRPWIAMIESIDLSSLGDSFQTPQLADFSTNKQSLYDNISDLLLGCQAVAGPLADEWSEVRGEALENRLEYVRQCARALETNSSHIGFSLQLLSEQVQINIQQQQPQAGPRFRGDQGPRQLQRVETMPYDRPHQRSDSRTAGMRPPLITTQSFSEGEPPPGNFRKGDYSKVKKIFGEDPSPQTTVSGDTPVYMRLDYEDDVSWDNKTTPPTVKGGSLPALVEQLTRHDKLDPNLNNTFLLTYRSFTSARELFELLVKRFGIQPPEGISQQDYEAWRDRKQKPIRFRVVNILKSWLDNFWMEEHNEESKQLIRDVYTFARDTVKSTETPGSGPLMAVLDQRLSGKEAGARRMVQTVNQSAPTPIVPKNMKKLKFLDIDVTEFARQLTIIESRLYGKIKAAECLNKTWQKKVGEGEPDAAPNVKALILHSNQMTNWVAEMILAQQDVKKRVVVIKHFVSVADKCRGLNNFSTLTSIISALGTAPIARLKRTWDQVPQRTQGVLETMRRLMASTKNFGEYREALHAANPPCIPFFGVYLTDLTFIEDGIPSIIKKTNMINFAKRAKTAEVIRDIQQYQNVVYSLQPVPELQDYILSNMQAAGDVHEMYDKSLMIEPREREDEKIVRVLAESGFL